The Candidatus Methylacidithermus pantelleriae genome includes a window with the following:
- a CDS encoding polysaccharide biosynthesis/export family protein codes for MHTLDAGRRSIRTVLLRYLKPGSFGVLVAALGLTKGLAAETKGGKPDRSAMHYPAPRKQMSGVSGYAVRPGDLLRIHVFQEDDWDTEARVSEDGTIHFPLLGRVLVAGKTTHQVAAILKELLGKDYPVNPQVAVSVLESEQKMTILGEVQKPGAYAFPLERPLNLLEAIAMAGGYTRLADPGRITVKRKEGGKEKLYRVNAKAMAHREVEPFELLPNDIITVPESLF; via the coding sequence ATGCATACTCTCGACGCAGGAAGGCGGTCGATCCGCACTGTCTTGTTACGCTACCTGAAACCGGGGAGCTTCGGGGTCCTTGTCGCCGCATTGGGTCTAACGAAAGGTCTGGCTGCCGAAACAAAGGGTGGTAAACCCGACCGTTCAGCAATGCACTATCCTGCACCTCGGAAACAAATGAGCGGTGTGTCGGGCTACGCAGTGCGGCCGGGTGACCTTCTGCGGATTCATGTGTTTCAGGAGGACGATTGGGATACAGAAGCCCGGGTGAGCGAGGATGGGACAATTCACTTTCCCTTACTGGGCCGGGTCCTGGTAGCAGGGAAAACCACCCATCAAGTTGCAGCGATCCTCAAAGAGCTTTTGGGGAAAGATTACCCCGTCAATCCGCAGGTAGCCGTCTCGGTCCTGGAATCCGAGCAAAAAATGACAATCCTAGGCGAGGTACAAAAACCAGGGGCTTATGCTTTCCCGCTGGAAAGGCCGCTGAATCTTCTGGAAGCCATTGCCATGGCGGGTGGATACACCCGGCTGGCCGATCCCGGAAGGATTACCGTCAAGCGCAAAGAGGGTGGCAAAGAAAAGCTCTACCGGGTAAACGCCAAAGCGATGGCCCATCGGGAAGTCGAGCCTTTTGAACTGCTCCCGAACGATATCATTACCGTTCCGGAGAGCCTTTTTTAA